Part of the Clostridium sporogenes genome, TCTCAAAATAAAAATTAAGCAATTCATCATTTATTTGAAAGTTTCCTTTCATCATAAGTACTTCAATCTCTGATGTGAAATTATTTAATAATATTTGTAATTTTTCTGGTTTCTCTTTTTCTATATAATAATTATCTACTTCATAAATTTTTTTTATGTCTAAAAGTTCATTATTTATTTTTCCTAAAATTCTATATAAAACTTTACTTTTATCTTTAATAGACTTTCTTAAATTTAAAACATTATTTTTAGATATAGTTGAAGAAAACATTTCTCTAGATCTATCTAATAAATTATGAGCTTCATCTATTAGTAATACAAAGTCATCTTTTCCCTCAGAAAAGAATCTTCTTAAATATACCCTAGGGTCAAAAGCATAATTATAATCACAAATTATTCCATCACACCATAAACTTATATCTAAAGAAAACTCAAAGGGGCAAACTCTATGTTTTAAGGCATATTCTTTAATAACAGCTTCATCTATAACATTTTCATTATTTAAAATATCTAATATAGCTTCATTTATTCTATCAAAATGACCTTTAGCAAACTCACACTTCTCTGGTGTACATTTAAATTCCTCTTTAAGACAAATCTTTTCCTTGGAAATTAAAGTGATAACTTTAAAAGCAATGCCCTCATCTATCATGTTTTTAAAATTACTCAAAACAAAATCTCTTGTAGTATTCTTAGCTGTTAAATAAAAAATTTTATCTACTTCACCTTCTCCAATAGCCTTAATACTAGGAAATATTGTAGAAATAGTTTTTCCTATACCTGTAGGGGCTTCTATAAATATATTTTTACTCTCACTTATAGTTTTATAAACAGATACAGCTAATTTTCTTTGACCTTCTCTGTATTCTTTAAAGGGAAATTTTAATAATTTAATGTCCCTATTTCTTTCCTGTTTAAATTTATAATTAAACTCTATCCAAACATAATATTTATGTATAATATCATAAAAAAACTCTTCTAATTCCTGTATGTTAAAAGTTTTATCTATACTTTTAATGTTTTCATTTTTAATATTATAATAAGTTAATTTAATATTAATTTTTTCAAGATTTTTATCTTTTGAATAAATAAAAGCATAGCACTTAGCTTGAGCCCAGTGCAATAAATCATCTTTAAGTTCATCCAAATTTCTAGTTGTAGTTTTAATCTCTTCTATGGTAATAGATTCATTCTCTATAATAATACCATCTGCTCTTCCCTCTACATTAAATAAAAAATTTTTATATTCTATAGAATATTTTAATAAAACTTCTTTTTGATACTCCATCATGAGTAAAGGGGTAGAACTTTCCATTCTAATTTTTTGCAACTTCTTATGCGCTTTTATTCCTTCTTGAGCTCTGCTTCCCCCTAGATATCCAATGTCAATATCTCCGTTTCTTAATATAAATTCCACTAAATTTCTAACGGATATATTCACTTCACCCTTGCATTCCATATAAATCAACCTTTTCAATATAGTTTATTAATACAAATTATATCATAAGTTTATATAAATTATTTTTTTATAACAAATTTGCATGTTATTATTTTAAATAAAAATATTGTTAACTAAATCTATATTTGATTTTATAGTCTTTAGAATTACAACTAAATTAGCGGTAATATTATAATTAAAGATTTTGTATAAAAAAGCAGAACAAAATCATCATTTTGCAGTTTTCCCTTTCAGTTGGGAATTATTATAACAATCCTTAGGGGTATTAAAACAAGAAATACTTTTAGAGAAAATATATATCTAGAAAATAATAAGAATACTTTATTTGTGAACTAATATTTAAGCGTGAAGTAAACGCAGGACGTGGCATTAGGGCGTTAGCTTAAATATTAGGACACAAATATTAGTATTCTTTACTTTTATAGCTATCTATTGAACAAAAGTATTTCTTGTTTTAATTCTCAATCTTTAAAAGCTGTTAAGTTATAATTTCCTTATATTCCAAATTACTCTCCCAGCGTTCATTAAGTTTAATTTGGAACCATATATTCTAAGAAAAAACAAATATTAATTATTTAATGACAGTCATTCCACCCATATATGGTTGTAATGCAACTGGAATATTGACAGAACCATCTGCATTTAAGTTATTCTCTAAAAAAGCAATTAACATTCTTGGAGGTGCAACTACGGTATTGTTTAATGTGTGGGCAAAATATTTACCATTCTCACCAGCTACACGAATTTTAAGACGGCGTGCTTGTGCATCACCCAAATTAGAGCAACTTCCAACCTCAAAGTATTTTTTCTGCCTAGGAGACCAAGCTTCTACATCAACTGATTTTACTTTTAAATCTGCCAAGTCACCAGAACAGCATTCCAAAGTTCTTACAGGAATATCCAAAGAGCGGAAAAAATCTACTGTATTTTGCCATAGCTTATCATACCACATTACACTATCTTCCGGTTTACATACAACAATCATTTCTTGCTTTTCAAATTGATGAATTCGATATACTCCCCTTTCTTCAATCCCATGTGCTCCTTTTTCCTTTCTAAAACAAGGTGAATAACTAGTTAATGTTTGTGGTAAAGAAGCTTCCGGTAATATTGTATCAATAAATTTACCAATCATAGAATGTTCACTGGTTCCAATCAGGTATAAATCTTCACCTTCTATTTTGTACATCATAGAATCCATTTCTGCAAAGCTCATAACACCAGTCACCACTTCACTACGAATCATAAAAGGTGGAATACAATATGTAAAACCACGGTTAATCATAAAGTCTCTGGCATAAGAAATCACTGCAGAATGTAGTCTGGCAATATCCCCCATCAAATAATAAAAACCATTACCGGCAACTTTTCTAGCACTATCCAAATCAATTCCATTAAATTTTTCCATAATTTCAGTATGATAGGGAACTTCGAAATCTGGCACAATTGGTTCGCCATATCGTTGAATTTCCACATTCTCACTATCATCTTTACCAATGGGAACACTTGGATCAATAATATTTGGAATAGTAATCATAATTCTCTTTATTTTTTCTTCCAGTTCACCTTCTTTTTTTTCTAATTCAGCTAAATGATCTGAGGCTGCTGTAACCTGTTTCTTTAATTCTTCTGCTTCTCCTTTTTTTCCCTGAGCCATTAATCCACCGATTTGTTTTGAAATCTTATTTCGCTTAGCTCTTAAAGTATCTGCTTCTGGTTTTATATTTCTCAATTCAATATCTAAAGCAATTACTTCATCTACTAACTCCAGCTTATTATGCTGAAATTTTTTCCTCATGTTTTCCTTAACAACTTCTGGATTTTCTCTTACAAATTTTAAATCTAACATAGTTTTCCCTCCTACATAAATATAAGTAATATAATAATTTTCAAACTATAAAATAAAAAACTTCCATCTCATATATAAATATGGGACGGAAGTATCCGCGTTGCCACCCAAATTGCCAGTCTACCATAAGAACCAGCCACTCGACAATAGTAAGATAAAGGATACTAACCTTTTAGTTTATCACTAACAGCTCCAAAAGTGGAAAGATTTAACCTTTCACCGATTCTCACCAAACATCGGCTCTCTGAAGAAATTTATAAATCGTAGCTTTTATCAACACTATTTTTAATCTTTATCAATTATAGATTAATTATATATTCCTCTATGCTTTTTTACAAGTAAAAACTTATTTTGACTTGTAAATTTTTCTTTCAATGTATTTATTTCCATAAAATAACACAAGTTCTATGTGATATGTTTGAGTTCTTCCCCAATTTTATAATCTTTAAGCTAACAATTGGCTTAGTAGAAATATTATAATTAAAGATTTTGTATATAGAAATGCAACAAAATCATTATCTTATGAGTTTTCCCTCAGTAGAAATTATTATAACAATCCTTAGGGGTATTAAAACAAGAAATACTTTTAGAGAAAATATATTCTTTGTTTTTATAGCTATCTATTGAACAAAAGTATTTCTTGTTTTAATTCTCAACCTTTAAAAGTTATTAAGCGGTAATTTTCTTATTATATTACTTAAACATATTATTTAAATTTAATTTCATTATAATTCTTTCCGTGTTTTCTATTATATTTATATTTATTTCTGAAATTTCAACAGTAAATCCAATAATATCACTAATCAAATCATTAAATTCTTTTGATACCTGCTCATAAAATACTTCCCTATAATATTCAATCAAAGCCAAGTTATTGTTATTTTTTATAACTGCTTTTTCCATAGGAGTTAATATATCATAAGTATTAATCTCTATAGTACTGCCACCCCAAAATACCTGAACATCTTTAGGCCCTTTTCTCGTATATTTTTTTACTAAAAAAGAGATTTTTGTTTTTATTTCTTCTGTTATTTTTAGCTTATGTTCTTTACTAAAATTCACAAATTCACATAGACTTCCTTTGTCATTTTTTCTTTTTATAACTTTTTTTAATACATTTTTTATAGCTTCTATAATTTCTTCTTTTTCTATAGGTTTTACAAGGTATTTATCAATACCAATGTCTACACTTTTTATTATATATTCTATATCATCTACTTCAGTATTAATAATAATTCCACATTCTTGATCATGATCTCTTATCTTTTTGATCATATCTATGCCATTCATAATAGGCATTCTTAAATCAGTAATTACTATATCTGGTCTATATACCTTAAATAATTCAAAGCCTTCTTGGCCATTTTCAGCAATATATAATTTACCTGAAATTTTTTTTAATATTTTTTTTACAATAATTTGAGTTATGGCCTCATCTTCAACATATAATATTTTAACATTATTCATTACTCGTTCAATAGCATCCATTATTTAACAAGCTCCTTATTTAAACATATTTTAAATAGATTTCTAGCATATAGTAACCCCTGCTTTGTGCTATAAGAATATCAAATTAATTCTATCAAATATATATATATTATTCAATTTTTTTGTAAAAATAAAGTTATAAACAATAAGTTAAATATTGTTTATAACTTTATTTTAATTTTATATTATATACTTCTAAATATATCTAAATACTTTCAAATTCATCCATTGTATCCACTAATTCTTTAGATATTTCTAAATTCTTTTCATTTTCTCTCAATATTAACTCATTTTGCTGATTCACATTACTTATTTTTTCTGCAATTTCACCTGAAGATTCTGCTACTTCTATTACAGATCCAGACATCTCTTCCATGCCTCTTGCTATTTGTTCAATAGCTTTAGAAGTTTTTTCCGATAAATTTGAAAAATTCTCAATTAGCTCTTTAACAATATTTCCATCATTTTTATACTGTACACTCATATCTATAAGCTTTTTATAATCTCTTAATACATTCTCTTCTATAAGTTCTAAAACAAATTCGGAAGAAGATGAAAGTTCACTTACTGCTTTCAATACAGTCTTAACATTAACTTGAATATTTTCAACTGCATTAGAGGATTGCTCTGCTAATTTTCTTACTTCTTCTGCTACCACTGCAAAGCCCCTGCCCTGTTCTCCTGCTCTAGCAGCTTCAATAGCCGCATTTAAAGCTAATAAGTTTGTCTTTTCAGATATACCTAAAATACTCTCAGCCATTTCAGATATATTTTCTACCACTTGAGCTTCATGAATAGCTTTTTCTAATTTTTCCTTTGAATTTTCATATATTTTTTCCACTTCACTCATTGAACTACAAGCATCTTCATTTACACTTTCTGCCTTTTCCTTAATGTTTATTGCTAAATCAAGTCCTTCTTTTGCTTTTTCCTTAGTAATATTCATATCTTCTTTGACAGAGGCAGTCATAGATGCCATCTCTTCTATTCCCGCTGAAGATTCCTCCATATTAGCAGAAATCTCTTCAGTAAATGCAGTTATTTGTTGTACCTCAGCATTTACCTTATTAAAAGTTTCTTTTGCACAATTACTGCTTTGTAATATATTTTCACTTTCATTCTTTACAGAATTTATGGTTTGATTTAATATATTGCTAGCTTCATTTAAAGCCCTGGCTGTTTCCCCAAATTCATCTTTTCTATTAATAGAATTTTTATATGTTAAATTACATTTTTCTAATTGCTCCGCATGCTCTTTCATTTTAACAAGGGGATCTTTAATATTTTTAGAAATAACATTTGATATTATCATACCTAAAATTATAAATAAAATAGTTGAAATTAATATTACTATTCTTAATGTGTAAATATCTTTAAATAAATAATTTTTTTCAACAGCTATAGCCATAGACCATTCTGTGCCTGGAACTGGTTCATAGGCCATAAATCTTCTAACATTATTGTATTTATATTCCCCAAAACCATTTTCACCATTAATCATTTTTTTCTGAAAATTTAAAAGTTCTTCAAACTTTGAATCATTACTGTAATTTTTTAAATCATTGCCTCTCTTCAAAACTAAGTTAATATCATCATCTGCTATATAATATCCTTCTTTATTAATTACAAAACCAATTTCTTCTTTATTATTTGATTGTGCATCATTTACTAACTTATTTATATCTTTTATATCTAAAGAACCTATTAAAGCACCTACTACTTTTTCATCATTGGATTTAATAGGTGTAACTACTTTTATTAAAGGAACATTAGTGTTCTTATCTATATCACTATCTATTATAAATGTATCTCCTTTTAATATTTTATTAAAGTATTTCTTTCCAGAAATATTTTCTATTTCATTACTATTCATAGTATATTGATTACCCTGTAAATTTACTATTTTAAAATCTTTAAATCCCCAGGATTTAGCTTCATCTTCCAATTGGTCCTTTTGATTTTTTAAATCCATAGATTTTATTTCTGGCCAATTGGCTATTATTTGTAATCTCTCCTTTACTTCATTCATTCTATTAGCCAAGATAGTTGATCCATTTTTAGCCTTATTTTCAAGTTCCATTTTAATATTTTTAGTTAGAGCTTTAGAGGCACTCTTATAGGATACAATTCCTAAAATTCCACAAATCAAAATAATCAAACCTAATATTTGTATATTTATAACACTTTTTACACTTATAAAATTTTTATCCTTAGTACTTTTAAATTTAGACTTCATAAATTTCCTCCTCGTTTTATATAGTTACTGGCTAGTTATATACATAATTGTAAGTTGAAAGAATCTGTATATATTTTTTTAATAAATAATTCTAATATTTCAGGATCATATATATTTTCTTCTTTTACCATAATCTCTAAAGCTGCTTCTCTTGTATAAGCTCTTCTATAACATCTATCTGAAGTTAAAGCTTCATATACATCTGCTATACGAAGTATTCTAGCTGCCATAGGAATAGACTTTCCCTTTAACGCATAATAACCACTACCATCAAAATTTTCATGATGAAATTTTACAACATTACAAATTTCTAAACAATATCCATATTCCCTTAGTATATCAGAACCAAACTGGGTATGTTCTTTTACAATTTCAAACTCACTATGATTTAATTTATCTTTTTTGTTTAGTATATTAGAAGGTATTCTAGCCTTTCCTATATCGTGGTTCAATGCTAATAGAACTAAATTATTACTTTGTTTTGAACTAAGCTTCATCAACCTTGCAATTTTTTTCACATAGATAGCAACTCTCTTACTATGTAAAAATATTTCTAAATCTAATTTTTCATCCTTTGATATTTTCAAGGTGTTTGTTGATAAACTACTTAATTTATACATATTATTGCTCCTCCCCATCCCTATAAATTTATAAAAACAAAAGCCAACATAATTAGTCCACATATGTAAACTAATTATGTTGGCTATATCTAGCTAAATAACTCCTTATTTTCTATCTATTACACCAATCACTTATTAAATTATTAAGTAAATATTATTTTTTATTTTTATATTAACCTATATGTGGCAAAATAAATACTTATTCTCCATATATATTGTTAATGTTACCTTATATTTTAATTTTATATCATTAATTCCCAAATTTCAACTAAATTAAAAATATTTTTTATAAATTTATTTATTTTTCCTATAATACATCAAATCTTTCTCTAATATATTCATATTTATTGTTATTTTTTCTACTAATTTATAAATATGTTCAATATCACCTAATATAGCTCTTTCTTTAATTTCATTTAGTAATCTTTTAACCTTATATAAATCAAAATTTGAAGAGGCTCCCTTTAATTTATGTATTAAATTTCTTAAATTTTCTATATCTCCATCTCTTGATAACCTTATAATTTCATCCATTTGTTCTTTGGAAAATAACTCTATTATTTTATGAGCCAATTCTATTACTAACTCTTTATTACCATCTAAATTTTTTTCTAACCGCTCAAAACTACTATATATTTCTTTTTTCTTTAGCTTGATTTTACTATTATTAATTTGCCTATTGTTATTTAAATGCTTATCTATTATATATAGTAACTTATCTGAATCTATAGGTTTACTTAAATAATCATCCATACCTAATGATTTAAATTTCTTCTGTTGTTCTAAAGAATCATATGCTGTTAAAGCTACTATAGGTATTTTACTCCATTTAGGATTTTTTTTAATTATATTTGCTGCATCTAATCCATTCATTATAGGCATTGATATATCCATAAAAATTAAATCATAGCTATCCTTTTCTAAAGCTACTATAGAATCTTTCCCATTAGAAACTGTTTTTGCCATCCATCCATTCAATTCAATTAATTTACTCATTACTATTTGATTTACATTATTATCTTCTGCTATCAATATCTTAAATATCTTTTTGCTACCATTATTCTCATTTAATAATTTGCTATTTTTCAAATGTTCTTTATAGGTTAAATCTAATTTAGTCTTTAATACTTTTATCATTGTATTTACATTCTCTGTTATATTTAGGCAACATGCACCTACCCCTAATATATTGTTATTTTCATCCTTCAAAGGAATTATTTCTATCTCATAAAATTCTACTTTACTACCATTAATTAAAACTTCCTCATTTGTTATAATCTTATTTCCCTTTAATGCAATCTTCATTTTTTCTTTTATTCTTAATATCAAATTATCACTAATATTTAGAGGACAATATTCTTCAATTATTTCTAATATATTCATACCCACTTCTACATGAATGCCTAACAATTTTTTCATAAATTTTTTATGACTATTATTTAATTTTATATAATGAAAATCTTTATCCAAAATGAATATGGAAACATTATTTAACTCCCCCACAAATAAATTCAAAGCATTTATATCCCCATACTTTACCATAAATTTTATCCTTCCCTACACATATTATAATTTTAAATATACTACTATAATCTTCGAAGTTTTTACGGAAAACTTATACATATTCATATATTATAAAAGAACTATTCCCTTATAAATTATAATAACTTCTTCAATCTTTTAATTTTATTTTATATAAAAATATACTTAGAAAATTATATTTAAAAATTCATATATTATCAAAAAATATATCTGTGGTTAGAAAAACATCAAAATGCCTTTCTAATCACAGATATATTCTTTGATATCCACTTAATAAGCGCCTTTTATTCAATAGTATTATTATATTTACTATTAATCCAATTTAACACATCTTGGAACACTTCTTCTCTATTTATCTCATTTAAAATTTCATGTCTTCCTTCTTTATATAGTTTATAGTTTACATCCACTACACCTATACTTTTATAAAAATTATATAAATTTAGTATCCCTTTACCAAAATTTCCTACTGGATCTTTATCTCCTGCTATTATAAATATAGGTAAATTTATAGGTATCTTATTCTTGTTTTCTTCTTTCCATATAGACTTTAATCCTCTTAAAAAATCATGATAAAAGGAGGTTGGGAAAATCGTCCCACAGTATTCATCCTTTATATATTTATCAACCTCCCTTTCATCTCTAGTTAACCAATCAAATTCTGTTCTATTAGGTTGAAATTTTTTATTATATCCTCCAAAGGATAGATTATTTAAAAGATTACTTTTATGTTTTCTTCCTTTAAATCTCATTTCTAATTTAGCTACTAAAATCCCTATATTTATTAAGGAGCCTTGATTGCCGTTAGTTCCTACTAATATAACTCCATTTAATTCTTGTCCATATAATTGTATGTATCTTTGACTTATAAAAGAACCCATACTATGACCTAATAAAAATACAGGTAATCCTTCATTTTCCTCTTTTATTATAGTATTTAATGTATGTACATCTTCTACCATGGACATAAAGCCATCTTCTTCTCCTAAGTATCCTAATTTATCTAAACTTAATGCACTTTTACCATGTCCTCTATGGTCATTTGC contains:
- a CDS encoding alpha/beta hydrolase, whose translation is MKSSCFSFKGREDTKINVYKWEPDNKQDIKAVIQISHGMAEAANRYEGLASYLNKAGYIVYANDHRGHGKSALSLDKLGYLGEEDGFMSMVEDVHTLNTIIKEENEGLPVFLLGHSMGSFISQRYIQLYGQELNGVILVGTNGNQGSLINIGILVAKLEMRFKGRKHKSNLLNNLSFGGYNKKFQPNRTEFDWLTRDEREVDKYIKDEYCGTIFPTSFYHDFLRGLKSIWKEENKNKIPINLPIFIIAGDKDPVGNFGKGILNLYNFYKSIGVVDVNYKLYKEGRHEILNEINREEVFQDVLNWINSKYNNTIE
- a CDS encoding Na-translocating system protein MpsC family protein, with product MDAIERVMNNVKILYVEDEAITQIIVKKILKKISGKLYIAENGQEGFELFKVYRPDIVITDLRMPIMNGIDMIKKIRDHDQECGIIINTEVDDIEYIIKSVDIGIDKYLVKPIEKEEIIEAIKNVLKKVIKRKNDKGSLCEFVNFSKEHKLKITEEIKTKISFLVKKYTRKGPKDVQVFWGGSTIEINTYDILTPMEKAVIKNNNNLALIEYYREVFYEQVSKEFNDLISDIIGFTVEISEININIIENTERIIMKLNLNNMFK
- the serS gene encoding serine--tRNA ligase, whose translation is MLDLKFVRENPEVVKENMRKKFQHNKLELVDEVIALDIELRNIKPEADTLRAKRNKISKQIGGLMAQGKKGEAEELKKQVTAASDHLAELEKKEGELEEKIKRIMITIPNIIDPSVPIGKDDSENVEIQRYGEPIVPDFEVPYHTEIMEKFNGIDLDSARKVAGNGFYYLMGDIARLHSAVISYARDFMINRGFTYCIPPFMIRSEVVTGVMSFAEMDSMMYKIEGEDLYLIGTSEHSMIGKFIDTILPEASLPQTLTSYSPCFRKEKGAHGIEERGVYRIHQFEKQEMIVVCKPEDSVMWYDKLWQNTVDFFRSLDIPVRTLECCSGDLADLKVKSVDVEAWSPRQKKYFEVGSCSNLGDAQARRLKIRVAGENGKYFAHTLNNTVVAPPRMLIAFLENNLNADGSVNIPVALQPYMGGMTVIK
- a CDS encoding response regulator, whose protein sequence is MVKYGDINALNLFVGELNNVSIFILDKDFHYIKLNNSHKKFMKKLLGIHVEVGMNILEIIEEYCPLNISDNLILRIKEKMKIALKGNKIITNEEVLINGSKVEFYEIEIIPLKDENNNILGVGACCLNITENVNTMIKVLKTKLDLTYKEHLKNSKLLNENNGSKKIFKILIAEDNNVNQIVMSKLIELNGWMAKTVSNGKDSIVALEKDSYDLIFMDISMPIMNGLDAANIIKKNPKWSKIPIVALTAYDSLEQQKKFKSLGMDDYLSKPIDSDKLLYIIDKHLNNNRQINNSKIKLKKKEIYSSFERLEKNLDGNKELVIELAHKIIELFSKEQMDEIIRLSRDGDIENLRNLIHKLKGASSNFDLYKVKRLLNEIKERAILGDIEHIYKLVEKITINMNILEKDLMYYRKNK
- a CDS encoding ATP-dependent DNA helicase; translation: MECKGEVNISVRNLVEFILRNGDIDIGYLGGSRAQEGIKAHKKLQKIRMESSTPLLMMEYQKEVLLKYSIEYKNFLFNVEGRADGIIIENESITIEEIKTTTRNLDELKDDLLHWAQAKCYAFIYSKDKNLEKINIKLTYYNIKNENIKSIDKTFNIQELEEFFYDIIHKYYVWIEFNYKFKQERNRDIKLLKFPFKEYREGQRKLAVSVYKTISESKNIFIEAPTGIGKTISTIFPSIKAIGEGEVDKIFYLTAKNTTRDFVLSNFKNMIDEGIAFKVITLISKEKICLKEEFKCTPEKCEFAKGHFDRINEAILDILNNENVIDEAVIKEYALKHRVCPFEFSLDISLWCDGIICDYNYAFDPRVYLRRFFSEGKDDFVLLIDEAHNLLDRSREMFSSTISKNNVLNLRKSIKDKSKVLYRILGKINNELLDIKKIYEVDNYYIEKEKPEKLQILLNNFTSEIEVLMMKGNFQINDELLNFYFETLYFLKICELYGDNYITYGEEYNGDFIIKIFAIDTSSLLNETLKKSKASIFFSGTLSPIKYFREVLGGGDEDYVLKLNSPFPIENHKILIGYNVSTKYKNRCKSYENICDYINMACKIKKGNYMVFFPSYKYMKEVFSLYKEKYLEENIIVQNSSMSDEEREEFINKFEKGTENVIGFCVLGGIFSEGIDLTGDKMIGAIIIGVGLPQICVERNLIKNYYDDKLQSGFQYSYIYPGMTKVMQAAGRVIRTEIDKGIILLIDERFNSYSYKKLFPKHWYPNISVKNKRELETALKEFWN
- a CDS encoding HD-GYP domain-containing protein; this encodes MYKLSSLSTNTLKISKDEKLDLEIFLHSKRVAIYVKKIARLMKLSSKQSNNLVLLALNHDIGKARIPSNILNKKDKLNHSEFEIVKEHTQFGSDILREYGYCLEICNVVKFHHENFDGSGYYALKGKSIPMAARILRIADVYEALTSDRCYRRAYTREAALEIMVKEENIYDPEILELFIKKIYTDSFNLQLCI
- a CDS encoding methyl-accepting chemotaxis protein translates to MKSKFKSTKDKNFISVKSVINIQILGLIILICGILGIVSYKSASKALTKNIKMELENKAKNGSTILANRMNEVKERLQIIANWPEIKSMDLKNQKDQLEDEAKSWGFKDFKIVNLQGNQYTMNSNEIENISGKKYFNKILKGDTFIIDSDIDKNTNVPLIKVVTPIKSNDEKVVGALIGSLDIKDINKLVNDAQSNNKEEIGFVINKEGYYIADDDINLVLKRGNDLKNYSNDSKFEELLNFQKKMINGENGFGEYKYNNVRRFMAYEPVPGTEWSMAIAVEKNYLFKDIYTLRIVILISTILFIILGMIISNVISKNIKDPLVKMKEHAEQLEKCNLTYKNSINRKDEFGETARALNEASNILNQTINSVKNESENILQSSNCAKETFNKVNAEVQQITAFTEEISANMEESSAGIEEMASMTASVKEDMNITKEKAKEGLDLAINIKEKAESVNEDACSSMSEVEKIYENSKEKLEKAIHEAQVVENISEMAESILGISEKTNLLALNAAIEAARAGEQGRGFAVVAEEVRKLAEQSSNAVENIQVNVKTVLKAVSELSSSSEFVLELIEENVLRDYKKLIDMSVQYKNDGNIVKELIENFSNLSEKTSKAIEQIARGMEEMSGSVIEVAESSGEIAEKISNVNQQNELILRENEKNLEISKELVDTMDEFESI